The proteins below come from a single Macrobrachium nipponense isolate FS-2020 chromosome 17, ASM1510439v2, whole genome shotgun sequence genomic window:
- the LOC135196207 gene encoding uncharacterized protein LOC135196207: protein MTACAAGLQQACGHEVCRSHAPCAVQVDDLMVWHPDACETCYELVSKLTVDSTPQATRSSALSTLKIWVGGFARNVKAKKPYILSEEMCNLIYPNAKISAAVAKAVADPIIAKIREDTQVLTEDLEAIGEAVLEDVAAINLDLEPMVLEAAEQGREVREAGGARSRIPILSPAPSNSSSQTSFQGFTGKNMAGSCSVIPKVEQLKKTLPKSGKPSKLPRPSKSSLSTKTSKDSVVATSSHHGSRARSSSKAKTPEVPFDPVSFSSQLMEQMGSLVQSQIGSLADRLQSVDTLAQRLQNQESYGEPLTIRTASTTAVRDPGCL, encoded by the exons ATGACGGCTTGTGCAGCGGGGTTACAACAAGCTTGTGGAcatgaggtctgccgatctcatgcTCCGTGTGCAGTCCAGGTGGACGATTTGATGGTGTGGCACCCGGATGCGTGTGAGACTTGCTATGAGCTAGTTTCAAAATTGACCGTGGATTCG ACCCCTCAGGCCACTAGGAGTTCCGCCTTGtcgaccctcaagatctgggttggtgGGTTTGCCAGGAATGTGAAGGCTAAGAAACCGTACATCCTGTCAGAGGAGATGTGCAACCTGATCTACCCCAACGCCAAGATTTCGGCAGCGGTAGCCAAGGCAGTGGCGGATCCAATCATTGCGAAGATCAGGGAGGATACGCAGGTTTTAACGGAGGACCTAGAGGCCATTGGAGAAGCGGTTCTAGAGGACGTAGCAGCCATCAACTTGGACCTAGAGCCGATGGTTCTGGAAGCCGCAGaacaaggtagggaggtaagagAGGCAGGAGGTGCCCGGTCTAGGATCCCTATTCTTAGTCCGGCACCGTCTAATTCTTCATCTCAGACTTCCTTCCAAGGGTTTACTGGGAAAAACATGGCTGGTTCATGCTCAGTAATCCCTAAAGTTGAACAATTAAAAAAGACCTTACCTAAATCAGGTAAACCCTCAAAGCTGCCTAGACCATCCAAGTCTTCCTTATCCACCAAGACATCGAAAGACTCGGTGGTAGCTACTTCCTCTCACCATGGGTCGAGAGCAAGGAGCAGCTCGAAAGCCAAGACCCCGGAGGTACCCTTTGATCCGGTAAGTTTTTCGAGCCAATTGATGGAACAAATGGGTAGCTTAGTCCAATCTCAGATTGGATCTTTAGCTGATCGCCTGCAGTCGGTAGACACCCTGGCCCAGAGACTGCAAAACCAAGAGTCTTATGGAGAACCTCTTACGATCCGGACTGCCTCAACAACAGCAGTACGTGATCCCGGATGCCTCTAA